One Candidatus Dependentiae bacterium genomic window, GCCGAGTTTGCCAAACATACTGTCTGCGGCTGCACGTGAATCAACAAGTGAACAATTGAGTACAACAGAACTAATTTTATTCAAGATAGTTGTTGCCTGTTTTTTGGAAATATCTAATTTGGTAAAAAATTGTGTGTACTTGTCATACTCGCACAAACGTGCCAACGTGTTGACGGTAGTGGCGCCACCGCGCGAGGTACCAGCTAAGTGCATGGCATTAAGGCCACAATCATCTAATATTTTGAGTATACTTGCTAACGTGGCAATATCCCCTTCTTGACCAACGTTTGATTTTTGCAAATCAACCATGAATGAGCCGGGAATTACATCTTGGAAATCAAAGCCAATAATAGTTCCAGGCAGCGTGTAGGTATTAAGTTGTAAAAACGGAACAACAGCACTTTGGTTTGAGCCATAACCATGCACATATATAGTTGTGCTTTCGCCTTGTACGGCAGTATCGGTAGGGTATACTTTGATATTTGGGTTGTAACCAAGTCTTTGCATAACTGAACTCATATCATAGCGATGTAAATTTTTATGCCATGCTTGCGTACGGCTCGGGCAATAGTCAGTTATTGCTGGTGCGGGTGCTGCACAAAAATATGCTATGTATTCTTCAACGGTATCAGTTGCTGGTTGGGCATCATCGAGTATTCGCTGCCCCTCGTGCAGCAGTTCACTGTCATTATTATATGCGCCACCATGTTTTTTGTGGAATGCATGTATGGCTGCACCAAGTATATTACTGCGGTGCGTGTGGCCACCATCATTACCTAGTACTAAGTAGGTGTTTGGGCCCATAATTTTTTTATAAAAATGTGCATCAGTTGCATTACCCACAATCAAATCATCTTTTTGAAAGTGGACTAATATATTCAAATTTAGATCTTGTATGATTTTTGCAGAATTGAGTGGGCTGTCACCATTTGCGCGATAGTTGGTAATGGTCGGCAGCACAGTACGTCTGACTAAAGGAGCTAAAAACCCAAGTTTTAGGTAATTTAACTTTTCACGGACTACGGTGTGGATATCTACCAGCGGGCAGTTAAGTACAATGGTACCTGCGCGTACCTTATCAACAATCCGTTGTGCTTGCTCCTTGGAAATGCCAAGCGTACGGAAGAATTTTTTGTATGCATGATAATGGTGTAGGCGTGCAAGTGTAGTTATAATGGTTCCGCCGCCACGTGAATGACCAAACAGATGAATGGTCTCAAGTCCACAATCATCAAGTACTTTGAGTGTGAGTACTAAAGGTGCGATATCACCTTTTTGGCAGAAATTTGAAGTTTTGTATGGCGGTAAAAATCCGCCATAATTGGCATCTTTAAAGTTAAAACCTACCATAGTGCCTGGTAACATATCTGAATTACGGCGGAAATATGAGATGCTTTTTTGACTGTCGCCCCATCCATGCACATAAACGGTAATTTGATCACTGTTGTGCGTACTTGTGCCGGGGTATACGGTAATTTCTGGATCATACCCAAGCTTATGAATGACGTCAGTCATATCATACGCATGTAGTTTGGTGACCCACGCTTGTTCTACCGTTGGCATCAAAGGTTGTTTTGGGCGAAATATGAATAATGAAGCAATTGTAAGAAATGCTACTGGTACCAGTGTTATGTACCAAGGCAAACGAATATGCATGCCTTAACCCCCTTATTAATTCTATATTTGTATTATTAATCTATCATTTTTTGTTAAAATGCTCAAAAGGTATAAAAATAGGTTAAGCACGTATGGGAGGGTGTTCCGGTTTGGTATATTTGATGCTACACTGGATTTTTATTTTTAACCTTCCATAAAAAAAGGATATGCCATGAAAAGGGTACTTACTTCTTCTATATTGGTGGCTTCTGCAATGGTACTGACCGGATGTGATAAAAATTCAGATAATACAGTTGATATAACTATACCGATAGAGCAAACAGAGGATATACGCATGACAACACGTCAAAAAACTGATTCAGGATTAGAGTATGAAGTTTTGCAAGAAGGTACTGGTGCAACTCCGCACAAAGGACAACGTATTTCGGTACACTACACTGGTTGGTTAGAAGAAGATGGACAACCGGGAAGAAAATTTGATAGCAGCGTAGATCGTGGTCAACCATTGGTATTTACCGTGGGTGTAGGGCAGGTTATCAAAGGATGGGATGAAGGGTTGTTGCTTATGAAAAAAGGCGAAAAACGCCGCTTAATTATTCCGTCAGACTTGGCATATGGCGCACATGGTGTGGGAAGCATTATTCCACCACATGCAACGTTGATTTTTGATGTAGAGTTAATTGAAATATTATAGATTTTTAAGACTATCTATTTTATTACCCCGCTCTCTTTTTGGGAGTGGGGTTTTTTTGTAAGTGATCAGATCAATAGCATCTCACATTTGATATAAATAAATTTAATTTGTTGTAAGGGCTAAATAATGCTGATTTTTCAAATAGAATGAAAAATAGATGATTTTTTACCAAATGTTGATTCATGTAGAAAATATAAGCTTAATGGGTGGGGGCCTGATTGACAATTGAGTTATTTTTATTACGATTAAAAGCATAAAATAGAAAGGTTCTATTTAATTTTTTTATGGAGGTGTTCTCATGAAGACACTAACTCAGGTAAATAAAGCGTTGTCATTAGCGCTTCTTATTTCAGTAGCATCTGCTCCTGCGATGGAAACATTGCGTAATGCAGGTGACCGTGTAGCTGGCACAGTAAAAGCTAGTTATGAAACAATAACTACACAAGCTGGTAAAGCTGGTTCTTGGGTTGCTGGTCAAGCAAAAGATGGTTTGGAAGCAACAGCTACAGTAGCGAGAAAAGCTAAAGGCGCAGTAGTAGATAGTGCGGCATCAGCAGAAAAGTTTGTTCAAAAGAAATATCTAAGTGGTGCTGTTAAAGTTTCTCAAGCTGTACATAGTAAAAATGAAACAGCGGGCGTATATGTTGGAAAAATGTTTAATTTTCCATTTGCATATCCTAAAGTTACTAAGGTAGGTTTAGCAGCAGTAGCAGCAACTGGTTTAGGATTAACTGCTAAAAAAGCATACTCATACCTGACTCAAGCAGCAGCTATTGAAGAAAATAAAGAAAATAACTCTCAATTGGCTATTCTTGCAGCACAAGCTAAAGATGCGGCTGATACGGTAGCACAAGGTCAAAAAGCGACTTTTGTTGCTCAATCAGAAAATGTTGATACTACCGTAGCAACTCATGCACAAGCATTTGAACAAGCAGTGAATTCATTCAATGCAACCTACAGCAACAAAGCAAGAAAAACTAAACGTACTATTCAACGTGAACAAGCAGCTCAACAACGTGTTGCAGCAGCGCATGCACAATTGCAAAAAGCTATTGAAACTGCGCACGTAGAACAAGTAGCAGAAGTAGTTGATGGTAACACGTTAGCAGCTAAAGCTTCAGCAGCAAGAGATACTGTAGCAGAATATGCAAACCTTGCATGGGAACTTACAAAAGAAAATTCTAAAGAAGTAGCAGCAGCGGCAGCAGTAGTTGCAGTAGCAGGTTATGAAGCTTTGAATGCATACTATGGCTGGACTCAAAAATACGCACTATCACCATGGGCAAAAACAGGTGTAGTAAAGGCTAAAAATGGTGTTGTAACAGGTTTTGAAAAAACAACTGAAGCAGCAAAAATAGCTAAAAACTGGACTACAGATACTGCAAAAGCAAGCTGGGATCAAATGACAGTAAAAAACGCTAAAATTTACGCTAAAAAAACAGCAAAACGAATCAAAAAAGCAAAAGATTCTGCTATGAATTATTTTGCAAGAGATGAGTATGCTGATATGGATGTAATGTTTAATAGCTAATCAGCAAAGCTACTATAAGCAATTTGAAGGCGAGGGGGATCCCCCTCGCCTTTTTTATGCTTTCAGCTGAAGAGCTTATTACTTTGGCCCTTTAGCTATATTACCTAAAAACACCTTAAAATGGACCCCTTTTGACAATGGATGGGTATCTGATAACTTAAGTATTAGATACTAATAAATGGGTTTTAACCTGAATTACAGGTAAAAAACAGGTATCTCAAGTTTTAAAATAGAGGTTTATAGATGGAGGTCTAATCATGAAGAAACTTTCTATAGTTATTTTATCGGCTCTAGTTCTATCAAATAGTATGTTTGGTATGGCAGGAGCTCAGAATACCGGTGGACTATTTAGTGGATTGACTAATATGTTCCAAGCGGTACGCACTAGTTTTAATGGGGCGGTAAACAGCGTTAAGCAAAATGTAGCGGCTACTCAAGCTACAGCTCAAGCAAGCAACCCAGTAGAGTTTGGTAAAGAAGTTAAGGGTGCTGCTAAAGATACTCGAGACTTTGTACGAGCTACGTTTGAAACAACAGAAGGTTGTGCAAATTACTTAGCTGATTACCCAACCTACAATACATGGATTCGCACTCTAGATGAATCGCGCGAACAATTGGAAAACATACAAAAAAATGCGATTGACAATGGGACTATTGGTTCTGTGGATGCTGTTCAAGTAGTAGCGAATCTTAATGGCGTAGATAATCATGTTGCT contains:
- a CDS encoding FKBP-type peptidyl-prolyl cis-trans isomerase, with amino-acid sequence MTTRQKTDSGLEYEVLQEGTGATPHKGQRISVHYTGWLEEDGQPGRKFDSSVDRGQPLVFTVGVGQVIKGWDEGLLLMKKGEKRRLIIPSDLAYGAHGVGSIIPPHATLIFDVELIEIL